In Halopelagius inordinatus, a single genomic region encodes these proteins:
- a CDS encoding Lrp/AsnC family transcriptional regulator — protein MELDETDRAILRILQADARTPFSEIARQIDMSSATVHDRVGRMEEAGVIEGYHAKVNTKEVGLGTSALVGLRVQQGREENALERLREIDGVQEVHLTTGEWDVMLRVFAEDTDALRELMFDEIAEMDGFSRSQTMVILGTDFEDRSLPL, from the coding sequence ATGGAACTCGACGAGACGGACCGGGCGATTCTCCGTATCCTCCAAGCGGACGCGCGAACCCCGTTCAGCGAGATTGCGCGCCAAATCGACATGTCCAGCGCGACAGTCCACGACAGAGTCGGTCGGATGGAGGAGGCGGGCGTCATAGAGGGCTACCACGCGAAAGTAAACACGAAAGAGGTCGGACTCGGAACCTCGGCGCTCGTCGGTCTCCGCGTCCAACAGGGCCGCGAGGAGAACGCGCTCGAACGACTGCGCGAGATAGACGGCGTCCAAGAGGTCCACCTCACGACCGGCGAGTGGGACGTGATGCTCCGGGTGTTCGCGGAGGACACGGACGCCCTGCGCGAACTCATGTTCGACGAAATCGCCGAGATGGACGGCTTCTCGCGCTCCCAGACGATGGTCATACTCGGGACCGACTTCGAGGACCGTTCGCTCCCGCTCTGA
- a CDS encoding DUF63 family protein, with the protein MATVAERVGADPERLWGGSVAAVIAVLVAGWVVFPELVYDRFIWQYFWGPVQADANSAVCATRADGVVQYLSSTQACATAPEPVAYPGYTLVSEVGYMVTLLVALSGLVFLLRRLDIGTDRRFFYALFPFMLFGGALRVVEDANDTPSATDALVSYPWNTLVISPIIYFTVFAITLAAVVVSVAAERSGAIDGYEVPLFGIGTGALALSLGYLVSLVVTDAPGVEFHPQVLLVTLVGATLAAGATWWVIERFAPEINAGTGLIGFVIIWGHAVDGVANVVGLDWMPALNAGRNLVPKHPVNQFVVDVTASVLPASVVAVTGDTWPFLVIKLVAATFVVWVFEEGIFEESPRYSMLLLVAVLAVGLGPGTRDMLRATFGV; encoded by the coding sequence ATGGCAACGGTTGCAGAACGGGTCGGCGCCGACCCCGAACGTCTGTGGGGTGGGTCGGTGGCGGCCGTTATCGCGGTTCTCGTCGCCGGATGGGTCGTCTTTCCCGAACTCGTCTACGACCGCTTCATCTGGCAGTACTTCTGGGGACCGGTACAGGCCGACGCCAACTCGGCCGTCTGTGCGACGCGGGCCGACGGCGTCGTCCAGTACCTGAGCAGCACGCAAGCGTGCGCTACTGCCCCTGAACCGGTCGCGTACCCCGGCTACACGCTCGTCTCCGAAGTGGGGTACATGGTCACGCTCTTGGTCGCTCTCTCGGGTCTCGTCTTCCTCCTGCGACGACTCGATATCGGCACGGACCGGCGTTTCTTCTACGCTCTGTTCCCGTTCATGCTCTTCGGCGGCGCGTTGCGCGTCGTCGAGGACGCGAACGATACCCCCAGCGCGACGGACGCACTCGTCAGTTACCCGTGGAACACGCTCGTCATCAGCCCGATAATCTACTTCACCGTCTTCGCTATCACGCTCGCGGCAGTCGTCGTCAGCGTCGCGGCCGAACGCTCCGGGGCCATCGACGGCTACGAGGTTCCGCTGTTCGGCATCGGAACCGGCGCTCTCGCGCTCTCGTTGGGCTATCTCGTCTCGCTCGTCGTCACGGACGCGCCGGGCGTCGAGTTCCACCCGCAGGTGCTTCTCGTGACTCTCGTCGGCGCGACGCTCGCGGCGGGCGCGACGTGGTGGGTCATCGAACGCTTCGCGCCGGAGATAAACGCCGGGACGGGACTCATCGGCTTCGTCATCATCTGGGGACACGCCGTCGACGGCGTCGCGAACGTCGTCGGCCTCGACTGGATGCCCGCCCTGAACGCCGGGCGGAACCTCGTCCCGAAACACCCGGTCAACCAGTTCGTCGTGGACGTCACAGCCAGCGTCCTCCCCGCGAGTGTCGTCGCCGTAACGGGCGACACGTGGCCGTTCCTCGTGATCAAACTCGTGGCGGCGACGTTCGTCGTCTGGGTGTTCGAGGAGGGTATCTTCGAGGAGAGTCCGCGGTACTCGATGCTACTGCTCGTGGCCGTCCTCGCCGTCGGACTCGGCCCCGGAACGCGCGACATGCTCCGGGCGACGTTCGGCGTCTGA